The DNA sequence CTTCCCTCAAACTCGCGCTCAAGGCGCGCGTCCACCTGGTAGAAGGCATCGGTGAGTTGTGGAATGCTTTCCTGCGGAATGCCTATGCCTTCATCACAGACGTCGATCCTGATCGCGCCGCTGTCATCCAAATTGGCTTTGAGAACAATGTTCGAACCGCTAGATGAGAATTTTACGGCATTTGATAGGAGGTTTAAGACCATCTGCTTTGTGAGGCGAGGGTCTGCCCAGAGTTCAGGCAGGCCATCAGCGGCTTCGATTTGGATGTTGCGATCTTTTGCGGCCGGCCACCCATCGGTAAGGCGTTTGACGCTTTGAAGAAGGTCGTCAACCTCCAGCTCTTCTTCATTGAGGCTGAAGTCGCCGGTCTCTATTCGGGCGACATCCAAAATGTCATTCACGATCGAGAGAAGATGTCGGCCGCTATCTTCAATGTCGTGTGAATACCCAACATATTGCTCTGATCCCAGAGGACCGAACGCCTCTGTCTTCATGATTTCTGAGAAGCCAATAATGGCATTCAGCGGTGTTCGCAGTTCGTGGCTCATGTTGGCCAGGAACTGAGTCTTTGATCTGTTCGCAGAGATAGCTTCTTGAAGAGCAGCGTCCCTGTCGAGTTCCGCCTGGCGTCGTTCAGTGATATCGCGGAATGTCGCAGTGAAGATGGGACGGCTTTGTATGGTCTCAGCTTCTTCAAGAACGGACCGCGTAACGATGTATTCGATGATGCGGGTTTCCCCAGATGGGGTGGTGAATTCCACCTCTTGCAGGTCGTCTGTCTGATCTTGTTCCCATGGCGCCCACCAGTCTGAACTGCTGGGAAGGACGTCAGACAATTTTTGTCCGACGAGTGTAGTTTCGCTTTGGACTTGGAGAATTTTACGCGCTGCGGCATTGCCGCTCTCAATGCAACGGTCTTGGTTGTAAACAATGATCCCGTCAAAACTGTCTTCCACAACGCGGTCCAGCATCCGCCCGTGGTTTTCTTTCTCTACCCTTTCACGGGCGACCTGTTCACGCCGGGCCTCCAACTCCGTTTTTGTCACTGCGATCCCCATGAGGCTTGCCACGAGGAGTATGGCTCCGGTGTCCACGCTGATGGCGAAAATATGTTGAATGCCAAAGACAGTGAACTGGGTTGCCGCGCAGAAACCTACAATGCCTGCAATGTAGAAACCGAGACTTGTGAGATGTCGCGTGGCTGATAGAAGCAGTAATGTGAGGCCACCTAGAAGGAGCGAAAGTATTGTGCTCGTTCTCCAGATTTCTCGTTCCTGATGTATCGTCTCGAATGCCAGCGCTTGGAGCAACGGACCCGAGACAACACCGATGACGGGTAGGTTTAATTGGTCGCCGAGCTCTACTGCTGTCCCGCCGACGATGATCCGTTTTCCCCTGATCTCGGCGGCGTCAAAGTTACCTTTGAGAAGATCAATGTAGGAGAGGCGGGGGATAGAGTTTATGTCGATGCTGTAGTCGACATAAAAAGCCTGTTCATCACGCAGGGCGCGCCCTGCTAAGGTTGCCGCAAGAGAATATTGGAATTTGTCTTCAACAAATCCGCCATAGGTCATCGTCCAGATGCGGCCGTCTGACGATGGAAACACATTCACATTTGCCAACCAGGAATGTTCCCTAAAG is a window from the Rhodobiaceae bacterium genome containing:
- the pleC gene encoding non-motile and phage-resistance protein yields the protein MKTYRQPLIVGCLTLFLTTLGFLEPVERALLASRFNSDTRPASADLVVVQIDARSIKELGVWPFNRSDHAKAIDALHTAGASAIAFDVELARSQNEEDNAELVAALKRAGGQVILPSFIQLASAGQKSGETLRTEPDPLFREHSWLANVNVFPSSDGRIWTMTYGGFVEDKFQYSLAATLAGRALRDEQAFYVDYSIDINSIPRLSYIDLLKGNFDAAEIRGKRIIVGGTAVELGDQLNLPVIGVVSGPLLQALAFETIHQEREIWRTSTILSLLLGGLTLLLLSATRHLTSLGFYIAGIVGFCAATQFTVFGIQHIFAISVDTGAILLVASLMGIAVTKTELEARREQVARERVEKENHGRMLDRVVEDSFDGIIVYNQDRCIESGNAAARKILQVQSETTLVGQKLSDVLPSSSDWWAPWEQDQTDDLQEVEFTTPSGETRIIEYIVTRSVLEEAETIQSRPIFTATFRDITERRQAELDRDAALQEAISANRSKTQFLANMSHELRTPLNAIIGFSEIMKTEAFGPLGSEQYVGYSHDIEDSGRHLLSIVNDILDVARIETGDFSLNEEELEVDDLLQSVKRLTDGWPAAKDRNIQIEAADGLPELWADPRLTKQMVLNLLSNAVKFSSSGSNIVLKANLDDSGAIRIDVCDEGIGIPQESIPQLTDAFYQVDARLEREFEGSGLGLTLVQKHMALHGGTLSFKSEVSAGTTATLTFPADRVIHDTPNQARSH